In [Leptolyngbya] sp. PCC 7376, a genomic segment contains:
- the secD gene encoding protein translocase subunit SecD, producing MQKQRLVIVAILFLVAIAVTILVTLPPQLGLDLRGGAQLTIQVQPAENSDRAVTEADTTAVKRVIENRINGLGVAEAITQLVGTDRVLVQLPGVTNPEQAERVLGGTAQLEFRPLRPGTEAEFATQYQTLQQLQLQVLILREDENADGNVDEINQLEEAIASLNETILGFYDPVGLTGENVTSAQPAPLQSGTGWQVFINFNSDGSDIFATITKELAGTGRSVGIFLDDALISAPTVGAEYAATGISNNVTISGSFDLESASDLAIQIRGGSLPFPVAVVENRTVGATLGQESIRRSIYAGLAGLILVLIFVAVYYRLPGVIADCALIVYTILTMAAYSLIGVTLTLPGIAGFILSIGMAVDANVLIFERTREEIYKGNTLYRSVESGFFNAFSSILDSNVTTLIACGALFFLGSGLVKGFALTLAIGVAVSMFTAVTCSRTLMLLAVLGLPTVRQNPNLFAPNATK from the coding sequence ATGCAAAAACAACGCTTAGTCATTGTGGCGATCCTGTTCCTTGTGGCGATCGCCGTGACAATTTTGGTGACCTTGCCGCCTCAGCTCGGACTTGATTTACGAGGTGGCGCACAGCTAACCATTCAGGTGCAACCTGCGGAGAATAGCGACCGAGCGGTGACCGAAGCAGATACCACTGCAGTGAAACGCGTCATCGAAAATCGGATTAATGGTTTAGGTGTTGCTGAAGCAATTACTCAGTTGGTGGGTACAGATCGTGTTTTGGTTCAACTCCCCGGTGTTACGAATCCGGAACAAGCCGAGCGTGTGCTTGGTGGTACGGCCCAGCTAGAATTTCGCCCTTTACGGCCAGGTACCGAAGCAGAATTTGCGACCCAATATCAGACGTTACAGCAGTTACAGCTTCAGGTTTTGATCCTGCGCGAGGATGAAAATGCTGATGGTAATGTCGATGAGATTAATCAGCTCGAAGAGGCGATCGCCAGCCTTAACGAAACAATCTTGGGTTTTTATGACCCTGTCGGTTTGACCGGTGAAAATGTCACAAGTGCCCAACCCGCTCCTCTCCAATCCGGTACAGGTTGGCAAGTCTTTATTAACTTCAATAGTGACGGTAGTGATATTTTTGCAACGATTACGAAGGAACTGGCAGGTACGGGTCGGAGCGTTGGTATTTTCCTCGATGACGCTTTAATTAGTGCCCCAACTGTTGGTGCTGAATACGCTGCGACAGGGATTAGTAATAATGTGACGATTTCCGGTAGCTTCGACTTAGAATCAGCTAGTGATCTCGCGATTCAGATTCGAGGGGGTTCGCTTCCTTTCCCCGTTGCCGTCGTTGAAAACCGAACAGTGGGTGCAACCCTCGGTCAAGAGTCCATTCGTCGTAGTATTTACGCTGGTTTGGCAGGCCTCATTCTTGTCCTGATCTTTGTCGCTGTCTACTACAGACTACCGGGCGTAATCGCAGATTGTGCCTTGATTGTCTACACAATTTTGACGATGGCAGCTTACTCCTTGATTGGCGTCACGCTCACATTACCGGGTATTGCGGGCTTTATTCTTAGTATTGGGATGGCCGTCGACGCGAACGTCCTAATTTTTGAGCGGACGCGGGAAGAAATTTATAAAGGCAATACCCTTTACCGTTCTGTCGAGTCTGGATTTTTTAATGCCTTTTCCAGCATCCTCGATAGTAATGTCACAACGCTTATTGCCTGTGGCGCACTCTTTTTCCTCGGCTCTGGTCTCGTAAAAGGTTTTGCACTAACCCTCGCAATTGGTGTTGCCGTCAGTATGTTTACCGCTGTTACCTGTAGCCGCACATTGATGTTACTCGCGGTTTTGGGCTTACCAACGGTACGCCAAAATCCAAATTTGTTTGCACCGAATGCAACGAAGTAG
- the mazG gene encoding nucleoside triphosphate pyrophosphohydrolase, with protein sequence MTQPTAAILTALEHLIDVVAQLRSPDGGCPWDLAQTPQTLIPYVIEEAYEVTHALRSEDKGAIAEELGDLLLQVVLQAQIANEAGDFSLQEVAEGISEKLIRRHPHVFGDVAVASVDEVRQNWDEIKAQEKGETVELAKKLSRKLDRYNATLPPLMASMKMSKKAAAAGFEWEKIEDVWAKFDEELAEFREALATDNKAHQQAELGDLLFTIVNLARWYSLDPSEGLHGTNQRLVQRITMMEKFADKPLTDYSIGELDELWKQAKSHLNQ encoded by the coding sequence ATGACTCAGCCAACAGCTGCGATTTTGACTGCCCTTGAACATCTTATTGATGTTGTTGCTCAGCTGCGATCGCCGGATGGAGGTTGTCCATGGGATCTCGCCCAAACGCCTCAAACACTAATTCCCTATGTGATTGAAGAAGCTTATGAGGTTACCCATGCTCTACGCAGTGAAGATAAAGGGGCGATCGCCGAAGAATTGGGTGATTTATTATTACAAGTGGTATTGCAGGCCCAGATTGCTAACGAAGCTGGCGATTTTAGCTTGCAAGAAGTGGCGGAAGGCATTAGTGAAAAATTAATTCGTCGTCACCCCCACGTGTTTGGTGATGTCGCTGTGGCGAGTGTGGATGAAGTCCGGCAAAATTGGGATGAAATCAAGGCTCAGGAAAAAGGTGAGACTGTAGAACTCGCAAAAAAATTAAGTAGAAAATTAGATCGATATAATGCCACTTTGCCACCGCTGATGGCCAGCATGAAAATGTCAAAAAAAGCTGCTGCAGCTGGGTTTGAATGGGAAAAAATTGAGGATGTGTGGGCAAAATTTGATGAAGAATTAGCTGAATTTCGAGAAGCTTTAGCCACGGACAATAAAGCTCATCAGCAAGCGGAATTGGGCGATTTATTGTTTACGATTGTGAATCTAGCGCGTTGGTATAGCCTGGATCCAAGCGAAGGTCTGCATGGTACAAATCAGCGACTAGTGCAACGGATTACCATGATGGAAAAATTTGCAGATAAACCCTTAACAGACTATTCAATTGGAGAACTCGATGAGCTTTGGAAACAGGCAAAATCCCATTTAAATCAATGA
- the lipA gene encoding lipoyl synthase, protein MVVKPDWLRVKAPQWQRVGSVKEILRDLSLNTVCEEASCPNIGECFNAGTATFLIMGPACTRACPYCDIDFEKKPQALDPLEPENLAEAVRRLNLRHVVITSVNRDDLPDGGASQFVKCIQRTRDLSPDTTIEVLIPDLCANWDALKIILNAEPEVLNHNTETVPRLYKKTRPQGDYGRSLELLQRTRELTPWVYTKSGIMVGLGETDEEVRQVMRDLRDVDCDIITIGQYLQPTQKHLGVKDFVTPEQFSAWREYGETLGFLQVVSSPLTRSSYHAEQVRILMETHPRSRA, encoded by the coding sequence GTGGTGGTGAAACCAGATTGGCTCAGAGTAAAAGCCCCCCAATGGCAGCGAGTGGGCAGCGTTAAAGAAATTCTGCGCGATCTCAGCCTCAACACCGTTTGCGAAGAAGCATCTTGCCCGAATATTGGCGAATGTTTTAATGCCGGGACAGCGACTTTTTTGATTATGGGGCCTGCCTGTACCCGTGCTTGTCCCTATTGCGATATTGACTTCGAGAAAAAGCCCCAAGCCCTTGATCCTCTCGAGCCCGAAAATCTTGCTGAAGCAGTGCGCCGTCTTAACCTACGACATGTTGTAATCACCTCTGTTAATCGCGATGATTTACCTGATGGTGGTGCCAGCCAATTCGTAAAATGTATTCAGCGTACCCGCGATCTTTCCCCTGACACGACAATCGAAGTTCTTATTCCTGACCTCTGTGCCAATTGGGATGCTTTAAAAATTATTTTGAATGCTGAGCCGGAAGTGCTCAATCACAATACGGAAACGGTTCCCCGTCTTTATAAAAAGACTCGTCCCCAAGGAGATTATGGGCGATCACTCGAACTGTTGCAGCGTACCCGAGAGCTAACCCCATGGGTATATACCAAATCTGGCATTATGGTGGGGCTCGGTGAAACAGATGAAGAAGTTCGCCAAGTAATGCGTGATCTTAGAGATGTTGATTGTGACATTATTACTATTGGCCAATACTTACAACCGACTCAGAAACACCTTGGCGTAAAAGATTTTGTCACTCCAGAACAATTCTCTGCTTGGCGAGAATATGGTGAAACTCTCGGCTTTTTACAGGTTGTATCCAGTCCGTTGACTCGTAGTTCGTATCATGCTGAGCAAGTTCGTATTTTGATGGAGACTCATCCCCGCAGCAGAGCCTAA
- a CDS encoding response regulator — MKDLRVLLVDDDEDSCKLIQEYLKDFCEIEDTNIVVEYITKFNLALEYLEARKIDLLILDVRIGDIDDDLEVDDEAGRKTLKAIQENLFVPVIFHTGLPRVVEDLASNLIRVVPRENDSPKKLLTEIESLLKTGLPALNRAIIKHTEKVQRSYMWGFVNENWPEFEQIQDRNELAHLLARRLAISFSFENVGEIETGLGESGTQASEANQAHSMRYYVLPPISIDPQTCDLYRDETGLYWVLLTPSCDMVMREKNGRSSCSADYFMFAGCASLTEQTEYAELKEHFDSNPLTEDFKTYEDLSGKHKKLAVRLRKFLLNNPEKRQKGRYFFLPKAWRIPDLIVDFQNVKAIPLEEVFSPDSKLERIASVDSPFRESLISRFNSFFGRIGTPDLDVEIILRRLISMTSQ; from the coding sequence GTGAAAGATTTACGCGTATTACTAGTCGACGATGACGAAGACAGTTGCAAGCTGATACAAGAGTATTTAAAAGATTTTTGTGAGATTGAAGATACGAATATCGTAGTCGAGTATATTACAAAATTCAATCTAGCTCTAGAATATTTAGAAGCTCGTAAAATTGATCTGCTAATCCTTGATGTAAGAATAGGCGATATAGACGATGATTTAGAAGTAGACGATGAAGCCGGAAGAAAAACACTAAAGGCAATTCAGGAGAACTTGTTTGTTCCAGTTATCTTTCATACAGGTTTGCCAAGGGTAGTTGAAGATCTGGCCTCAAATCTAATCCGTGTTGTCCCTAGAGAAAATGATTCTCCAAAGAAGCTATTAACAGAGATCGAAAGCCTTCTCAAAACTGGACTTCCCGCTCTTAATAGAGCCATCATAAAGCATACAGAAAAGGTCCAAAGAAGCTATATGTGGGGCTTTGTTAACGAAAATTGGCCTGAATTTGAGCAAATTCAGGATCGTAACGAGTTGGCTCATCTGCTTGCTAGAAGGTTGGCAATTTCTTTTTCATTTGAGAATGTAGGTGAAATTGAAACAGGCTTGGGAGAATCTGGAACGCAAGCATCGGAGGCTAATCAGGCTCATTCCATGCGTTACTATGTGCTTCCTCCAATATCTATCGATCCACAGACATGCGATTTATATAGAGACGAGACAGGGTTGTATTGGGTTTTGCTCACTCCGTCGTGCGATATGGTGATGAGAGAGAAGAACGGTAGATCGTCATGTAGTGCTGATTATTTTATGTTTGCGGGATGTGCATCACTTACTGAGCAAACAGAGTACGCAGAGTTGAAAGAACATTTTGATAGCAATCCTTTAACTGAAGATTTTAAAACGTACGAAGATTTATCGGGAAAGCACAAAAAACTAGCTGTTAGATTGAGAAAGTTTCTCCTGAATAATCCTGAGAAGAGACAGAAGGGAAGATATTTCTTTCTTCCCAAAGCTTGGAGAATTCCTGACTTAATTGTTGACTTTCAGAACGTTAAAGCTATTCCCTTGGAGGAGGTCTTTTCCCCTGACTCAAAACTAGAACGTATCGCCTCTGTTGATAGTCCTTTTCGAGAGTCTCTAATCTCGCGGTTCAACAGTTTTTTTGGACGTATCGGAACACCTGATTTAGACGTGGAGATAATCCTTCGTAGACTTATCTCCATGACTTCTCAGTAA
- a CDS encoding cysteine desulfurase family protein: MERAIATKLPIYLDHHATTPVDPKVLEAMIPYFTEKFGNAGSAGHRYGWEAEAAVKYAREIIAQSINAIPEEIIFTSGATEANNLAIKGVAEAYFSQGKHIVTLQTEHRAVLDPCAYLETLGFEVTYLSVQPNGLLDLEDLIKVIRDDTVLVSVMVANNEIGVLQPIEKIGTICHERGVLFHCDAAQAIAKVPLNVQTQQIDLLSITAHKIYGPKGIGALYVRRKNPRVNLAPQLHGGGQEKNRRSGTLYVPQIVGFCKAIEIALAQHIEENKRLQQLRDRLWSQIQTIAGCHLNGDLDQRLPHNLNISFDKIDGAALLLGLRGTVALSSGSACSSGKPSHVLQAIGRTKAQCMASLRFGIGRTTTIADIDQVAKTVQQTVNSLRQISAD, translated from the coding sequence ATGGAAAGGGCGATCGCCACAAAATTACCCATTTATCTCGACCATCACGCTACGACACCCGTTGATCCAAAGGTTTTGGAAGCGATGATACCTTACTTCACCGAGAAATTTGGGAATGCGGGCAGTGCTGGGCATCGTTATGGTTGGGAAGCAGAGGCGGCTGTCAAATATGCGCGGGAAATCATTGCCCAGAGTATTAATGCCATCCCAGAAGAAATTATTTTTACTAGCGGTGCAACGGAAGCAAATAACCTCGCTATTAAGGGTGTCGCTGAAGCTTATTTTTCCCAAGGCAAACATATTGTGACGTTGCAAACAGAACATCGAGCAGTCCTTGACCCTTGTGCTTATCTCGAAACATTGGGTTTTGAAGTGACTTACCTATCTGTGCAACCTAATGGCTTGCTTGATTTAGAGGATTTAATCAAAGTGATTCGCGACGATACAGTGCTGGTCTCAGTGATGGTGGCAAATAACGAGATTGGAGTCTTACAACCGATCGAAAAAATTGGGACGATTTGCCATGAGCGAGGTGTTTTATTTCATTGTGATGCGGCACAGGCGATCGCCAAAGTCCCCTTAAATGTACAAACCCAACAGATCGACTTACTCTCGATCACTGCCCACAAAATTTATGGTCCCAAAGGTATTGGTGCGCTATATGTGCGTCGAAAGAACCCCAGAGTGAACCTTGCACCCCAACTCCATGGTGGTGGCCAAGAAAAAAATAGGCGTTCTGGTACCCTTTATGTCCCACAAATTGTGGGATTTTGTAAAGCTATTGAAATAGCCTTAGCACAACATATCGAAGAAAATAAACGACTCCAACAACTGCGCGATCGCCTCTGGTCTCAGATCCAAACTATTGCTGGTTGTCATCTAAATGGAGATCTTGACCAACGATTGCCCCATAATCTCAATATCAGCTTTGACAAAATTGATGGCGCAGCCTTATTACTAGGCCTTAGAGGTACTGTTGCCCTGTCCTCTGGCTCTGCTTGCTCTTCGGGTAAACCTTCCCATGTCTTGCAGGCAATTGGGCGAACAAAAGCCCAATGTATGGCATCACTAAGGTTTGGAATTGGGCGAACTACTACCATTGCAGACATAGATCAAGTCGCAAAAACCGTGCAACAAACTGTTAACTCTCTACGACAAATTTCGGCAGATTAA
- a CDS encoding Rne/Rng family ribonuclease, giving the protein MPKQIIIAEQHQIAAVFWEDQIQEIVVSTGAQQVGDIYLGVVENVIPGIDAAFINIGDSEKNGFIHVSDLGPIRLRKNSSSITELLEPQQKALVQVMKEPTGNKGPRLTGNITMPGRYVVLMPYGKGVNLSRRISNDNERSRLRALAVLMKPPGMGLLVRTEAEGTDEDSIIEDLESLQKQWESIQQQANYGRPPMLINRDDDFIQRVLRDIYSDEVNRIVVDSSSGVKRVKNQLMNWQGGKTPDGLLIDHHREKQNILEYFRVNGAIREALKPRVDLPSGGYIIMEPTEALTVIDVNSGSFTKSATARETVLWTNFEAATEIARQLRLRNIGGVIVVDFIDMDSRRDQLKLLEHFTRILKADKARPQIAQLSELGLVELTRKRQGKNLYELFGTPCSHCNGLGHLAHLPGEEHPSGLQIGNILPVSTQSSSTDGRPTLTNRTVSSGNNGRNDSRSKSSSAANESLDLLNHPDYQEQNNSGNRRRRRRSPEVSAKPVLRDPNEKDTESPENEIKSVSKSKESKDNNSNGSNGNSSKNGNSGRYDRRGRYRREEIKYETVQVEMTPEEQNVYALIGVSPLVKITGGDEKDPRSTIVKVVRPGEAVEIPVEESSVATATLVKAEPEVSETSVPVESESEPKDADTEPQVVDKPTVKEISKLVSESDAKNENVTSAPEAVVEEKSVESEPESEPEQKIVRRRRRRRSSASE; this is encoded by the coding sequence ATGCCAAAGCAAATTATCATTGCAGAGCAGCATCAGATTGCTGCCGTTTTTTGGGAAGACCAAATCCAAGAAATCGTCGTATCCACAGGTGCCCAACAAGTTGGTGATATCTATCTCGGGGTTGTCGAAAACGTTATCCCCGGTATTGATGCTGCTTTCATTAATATTGGTGATTCTGAGAAGAATGGTTTTATCCATGTCAGCGACCTGGGTCCAATCCGCCTTCGGAAAAATTCTAGTTCGATCACCGAGCTACTAGAGCCACAGCAGAAGGCTTTGGTACAGGTGATGAAGGAACCGACGGGCAATAAAGGCCCTCGACTAACGGGCAATATCACCATGCCTGGCCGCTATGTGGTTTTGATGCCCTATGGCAAAGGCGTGAATTTATCGCGCCGTATTAGCAATGATAATGAGCGTAGTCGTCTGCGTGCCCTCGCCGTATTGATGAAACCTCCCGGTATGGGTCTATTGGTGCGTACTGAGGCTGAAGGTACTGATGAAGATTCTATTATTGAAGATTTAGAATCTCTACAAAAGCAGTGGGAATCGATTCAACAGCAGGCCAATTATGGTCGCCCACCGATGCTGATTAATCGTGATGATGATTTCATTCAGCGGGTATTGCGAGATATTTACAGTGATGAAGTTAATCGAATTGTTGTTGACTCTTCGAGTGGTGTGAAGCGTGTAAAGAATCAGTTGATGAACTGGCAGGGTGGTAAAACACCTGATGGTTTATTGATTGACCACCATCGTGAAAAGCAAAATATTCTTGAATATTTCCGGGTGAATGGCGCGATTCGTGAGGCATTGAAACCCCGTGTTGATCTGCCTTCTGGCGGCTATATCATCATGGAACCCACAGAGGCATTAACAGTTATTGATGTTAACTCTGGTTCCTTTACAAAATCTGCCACAGCTCGTGAAACTGTTTTGTGGACAAACTTTGAGGCCGCGACAGAAATTGCCCGTCAGCTTCGCCTAAGAAACATTGGCGGCGTGATCGTTGTGGACTTCATTGATATGGATTCACGACGAGATCAGTTGAAGCTACTAGAGCATTTCACCAGAATTTTGAAAGCGGATAAGGCGAGACCACAAATTGCGCAGCTCTCGGAATTGGGTTTGGTGGAACTAACTCGGAAGCGTCAAGGCAAAAATCTCTATGAACTATTTGGGACACCCTGTTCTCACTGTAATGGCTTGGGTCATCTGGCTCATTTGCCAGGTGAAGAGCATCCGTCTGGTTTACAGATTGGAAATATTTTACCGGTTTCCACTCAGTCTTCTTCGACAGATGGTCGTCCTACATTGACGAACCGTACGGTATCTTCGGGCAATAATGGTCGTAATGATTCTCGTTCGAAATCTTCTAGTGCGGCCAACGAGTCTTTAGATCTCCTTAACCACCCAGATTATCAAGAGCAAAATAATAGTGGTAACCGGAGACGGCGGCGGCGATCGCCTGAGGTTAGTGCTAAGCCAGTTTTACGTGATCCTAATGAAAAGGATACAGAGTCGCCAGAAAATGAAATTAAGAGCGTATCCAAATCTAAGGAATCTAAGGATAATAATTCCAACGGATCCAATGGCAACTCTTCAAAGAATGGCAACTCTGGTCGTTATGATCGTCGTGGTCGTTACCGTCGTGAAGAAATCAAGTATGAGACTGTTCAGGTGGAGATGACTCCTGAAGAACAAAATGTTTATGCTCTCATTGGTGTATCTCCCCTGGTGAAGATTACTGGTGGTGATGAAAAAGATCCGCGCTCAACGATTGTGAAAGTGGTTCGCCCCGGTGAAGCGGTGGAAATACCAGTGGAAGAATCATCCGTTGCAACGGCAACGTTGGTTAAGGCAGAGCCAGAAGTTTCTGAAACATCAGTGCCTGTCGAATCTGAATCTGAGCCAAAAGATGCAGACACTGAGCCTCAGGTGGTTGATAAGCCGACAGTCAAAGAGATTTCTAAGCTCGTCAGTGAGTCTGATGCAAAGAATGAAAATGTGACTTCTGCACCAGAAGCTGTAGTCGAGGAGAAATCCGTAGAATCTGAACCTGAGTCTGAACCTGAACAAAAGATTGTTCGTCGTCGTCGTCGTCGTCGTTCTTCTGCCTCGGAGTAA
- a CDS encoding LuxR C-terminal-related transcriptional regulator → MNTAQLIFDLQKVNAVIQRISGCLDTTAIATTITEALIQEFQCVFARIWLTEPDGQMLKLVSSSGLHTRTDGDFALVPVGAYKVGKIAATRMPFLSNNLASERWVKDRDWAIANGIRGFAGYPLARQDKVIGVLAAFGTKSFVPEFLEVLQVLCMAVTIAVDAAQQAQRSTPSLNSSAANAVDNAPLSDVLSGILTATNLSLIGTERPLTTGLAYLLLRTTEILNQFQCGYCRLTYGDRAVTLEGIISLPELDESQFKQWRRSQFGEVEFLGKHLDGELTVQMVSSQQMTQVTLTLSYPNNDLRLNLNANEKPLLSERERQVLTLLTDGLRDKAIAQQLFISESTVKFHLNSIMGKLKAKNRYQTIYQAAIQGLI, encoded by the coding sequence TTGAATACTGCTCAGCTCATTTTTGATTTACAAAAAGTCAATGCTGTTATCCAGCGGATTTCTGGTTGTCTGGATACCACGGCGATCGCCACGACGATTACTGAGGCTTTAATCCAAGAATTTCAATGTGTTTTTGCTCGGATTTGGCTGACAGAACCAGATGGTCAAATGTTGAAATTAGTTTCGTCCTCTGGGCTTCATACCCGTACAGATGGGGATTTTGCCCTTGTGCCTGTCGGTGCTTACAAAGTTGGGAAAATTGCGGCGACCCGGATGCCGTTTCTCAGTAATAATTTGGCGTCGGAGCGGTGGGTGAAGGATCGAGATTGGGCGATCGCCAATGGGATTCGTGGATTTGCGGGGTATCCTCTGGCGCGACAGGATAAAGTGATTGGCGTTTTGGCGGCTTTTGGCACGAAATCATTTGTACCAGAATTTTTGGAAGTTTTACAGGTGCTCTGTATGGCGGTCACCATTGCGGTAGATGCAGCTCAACAAGCCCAACGTTCTACGCCGAGCCTGAATTCGTCGGCAGCTAATGCGGTTGATAATGCTCCTTTGTCGGATGTGTTGTCTGGCATATTAACGGCCACAAATCTGTCATTAATTGGCACCGAACGGCCTCTCACGACGGGGTTAGCCTATCTCTTGCTGCGGACAACGGAAATTCTCAATCAGTTTCAATGTGGGTATTGTCGTCTCACCTATGGCGATCGTGCGGTTACCCTCGAAGGGATTATTTCGCTGCCAGAACTGGATGAATCACAATTTAAGCAATGGCGGCGATCGCAATTTGGTGAGGTGGAATTTTTAGGGAAACACCTGGATGGTGAACTGACTGTGCAGATGGTTTCGTCCCAACAAATGACCCAAGTTACTTTGACGTTATCCTATCCAAACAATGACTTACGACTAAATTTGAATGCAAATGAGAAACCGTTGCTGTCGGAGCGTGAGCGACAGGTTTTAACGTTATTGACTGATGGTCTACGGGATAAGGCGATCGCCCAGCAATTATTTATTAGCGAGAGTACTGTCAAATTTCATCTCAACAGCATTATGGGCAAGCTCAAAGCGAAAAACCGCTATCAAACAATTTATCAAGCGGCAATTCAAGGTCTTATTTAA
- the secF gene encoding protein translocase subunit SecF, whose product MKFKVTQQRLLWWSLSAIAMIASVIFMLVSQQQIQAPLRPSIDFVGGTKIQIALDCGVEGNCDEPINTADVQEILTAQNVGKSSVQVLGQDKTNLSIRTQKLELDQRTALQDALNNEIGVFDQETVQIDDVGPTIGRELFIQGMLALIVSFFGIIVYLSIRFKFDYALIAIAALVHDVLITTGIFSLFGLVIGLEVDSLFLVSLLTIIGFSVNDTVVIYDRIRENLDKDQAGDINQVVDLSVQQTLGRSINTTMTTLLPLVAIFLFGGATLKFFALALIIGFLLGSYSSIFLAGPLLAWWRGRNGKPPVITSDSVDVSEAA is encoded by the coding sequence TTGAAATTTAAAGTCACACAACAACGGCTGCTCTGGTGGTCTCTCTCGGCGATCGCCATGATTGCGAGTGTCATTTTTATGCTGGTCTCGCAGCAGCAAATTCAGGCTCCCCTAAGGCCAAGTATTGATTTTGTTGGCGGCACAAAAATTCAGATTGCCCTTGATTGTGGCGTTGAAGGCAATTGTGATGAACCGATTAATACAGCTGATGTGCAAGAGATTTTGACGGCACAAAATGTCGGGAAAAGTAGTGTGCAGGTGTTGGGGCAAGACAAAACGAATCTTTCCATTCGGACGCAAAAACTTGAGCTTGATCAGCGAACTGCCTTACAAGATGCGCTAAACAACGAAATCGGTGTCTTTGACCAAGAGACTGTGCAGATTGATGATGTTGGCCCGACGATTGGTCGTGAACTGTTTATTCAGGGAATGTTGGCGCTGATTGTGTCGTTTTTTGGCATCATCGTTTATCTGAGTATTCGATTTAAATTTGATTATGCATTAATTGCGATCGCCGCATTAGTCCATGACGTTTTGATTACGACGGGTATCTTTTCGTTGTTCGGCTTAGTGATTGGCCTGGAAGTCGATAGTCTCTTTTTAGTTTCTCTGTTAACGATTATTGGTTTCTCCGTTAACGATACAGTCGTGATTTATGATCGCATCCGCGAGAATTTAGATAAGGATCAAGCAGGAGACATTAACCAAGTTGTTGATTTGTCCGTGCAGCAAACCCTTGGTCGTTCGATTAATACAACCATGACGACATTGTTGCCATTGGTTGCGATTTTCTTGTTCGGTGGCGCAACGCTAAAATTCTTTGCCCTTGCCTTAATTATCGGGTTTTTATTGGGGTCTTATTCCAGTATTTTTCTCGCGGGACCATTATTGGCATGGTGGCGTGGTCGTAATGGTAAACCTCCTGTGATTACAAGTGATTCTGTTGATGTATCGGAAGCTGCCTAA
- a CDS encoding alpha-ketoacid dehydrogenase subunit beta, which translates to MAETLLFNALRQAVDEEMARDETVFIMGEDVGHYGGSYKVTKDLAKKYGDLRVLDTPIAENSFTGMAVGAAMTGLRPIIEGMNMGFLLLAFNQISNNAGMLRYTSGGNYKIPMVIRGPGGVGRQLGAEHSQRLEAYFQAVPGLKIVACSTPYNAKGLLKAAIRDNNPVLMFEHVLLYNLKENLPEGDYVVPLDKAELVREGKDITILTYSRMRHHCTQAIKTLEKQGVDVELIDLISLKPIDMETIAKSVRKTHRVIIVEECMKTAGVAAEVMSLVNEQLFDELDAPVVRLSSQDIPTPYNGTLERLTIIQPDNIVQAVQDMMANNV; encoded by the coding sequence ATGGCAGAAACTTTACTTTTTAACGCATTACGTCAGGCCGTCGATGAAGAAATGGCGCGCGACGAAACTGTCTTTATCATGGGCGAAGATGTGGGTCACTATGGTGGTTCCTACAAAGTAACGAAGGATCTCGCCAAGAAGTATGGCGATCTGCGGGTACTCGACACTCCGATTGCAGAAAATAGCTTTACAGGGATGGCTGTCGGGGCAGCAATGACAGGCCTCCGACCCATCATTGAAGGCATGAATATGGGCTTTTTGCTCCTTGCCTTTAACCAGATTTCTAACAATGCAGGGATGCTCCGCTACACATCCGGTGGTAACTACAAAATTCCGATGGTAATCCGTGGCCCTGGTGGTGTGGGTCGTCAACTCGGTGCTGAACACTCTCAGCGTCTCGAAGCATATTTCCAAGCGGTTCCTGGTCTAAAGATTGTTGCTTGTTCCACGCCTTACAACGCGAAAGGTTTGCTCAAAGCCGCAATTCGGGATAACAACCCAGTTTTGATGTTTGAGCATGTTCTTCTTTATAACCTTAAGGAAAATCTTCCTGAAGGTGATTATGTTGTGCCTCTCGATAAGGCGGAACTGGTTCGTGAAGGTAAAGACATCACAATTTTGACTTATTCTCGGATGCGTCACCATTGCACCCAGGCGATTAAAACTCTTGAAAAGCAAGGCGTTGATGTTGAGCTCATTGATTTGATTTCCTTAAAACCCATCGACATGGAGACGATCGCCAAGTCTGTGCGGAAGACGCATCGGGTGATCATTGTTGAGGAATGTATGAAAACTGCGGGTGTCGCAGCGGAAGTAATGTCATTAGTCAATGAGCAACTCTTCGATGAGCTGGATGCACCAGTGGTACGTTTGTCTTCCCAAGATATTCCAACGCCTTACAATGGCACCCTCGAACGCCTCACCATCATTCAGCCTGACAATATCGTTCAAGCTGTCCAAGACATGATGGCAAATAACGTCTAG